In a genomic window of Vigna angularis cultivar LongXiaoDou No.4 chromosome 6, ASM1680809v1, whole genome shotgun sequence:
- the LOC108341651 gene encoding uncharacterized protein LOC108341651: MAIMTRKRRRMMVEAAAAVTVTAVLPEDLMIEILARVRVSNPLQLRCVCKRWKSLVVDPQFVKKHLQKSFSDITDLASKAMEDMNAFQLQLNYAPALAEQPQEEEEGEEGEEEEEDEEDAHSLVNELAQLDNMLVVVRSLKGSLETIKFDVQAIKERVKCLQSFLQIYLKTRASSSSSSSSSSFSSSPSSSNSHSI, from the coding sequence ATGGCGATCATGACGAGGAAGCGACGGCGCATGATGGTGGAAGCGGCGGCAGCGGTGACGGTTACGGCCGTCCTGCCGGAGGATCTGATGATCGAGATCTTggctagggttagggttagCAACCCCTTGCAACTGAGGTGCGTGTGCAAGCGATGGAAATCGTTGGTGGTGGATCCCCAATTCGTGAAGAAGCACCTCCAGAAATCGTTCTCGGACATCACGGATCTCGCCTCCAAAGCGATGGAGGACATGAACGCGTTTCAATTGCAGCTCAATTACGCCCCTGCATTGGCCGAGCAACcacaagaagaggaagaaggtgaggaaggagaagaggaggaggaagacgaAGAAGACGCACATTCTTTGGTGAATGAGTTGGCTCAGTTGGATAACATGTTGGTGGTGGTTCGTTCTCTCAAAGGGAGCTTGGAAACGATCAAGTTTGATGTGCAAGCCATCAAGGAGAGAGTTAAGTGTCTTCAGagttttcttcaaatttatctCAAGACAagagcttcttcttcttcttcttcatcatcatcatcattttcttcttctccctcttcTTCTAATTCACACTCTATCTga
- the LOC108342373 gene encoding uncharacterized protein LOC108342373: MGTLVGHVAPGLGFILIGLWHFFSHIKLHALNPTSYTAPTWFPTSKFKYLELLLIMAASLASISMELFIGPDRHQPFDPDGTIPSNHLHNFEHSSISLTFLLYAAFALLLDRIPTPSKHALTQLLGSIAFAQQLLLFHLHSADHSGPEGQYHFLLQLIIFVSFSTALMGIPMPKSFVVSFVRSLSIFFQGLWLVVMGFMLWTPGLIPKGCFINDEEGHQVVRCNDHQSLHRAVALVNILFSWFVVGVTAFGLAFYLGLVKFYGEKVRYFALGNEEEDTDKESDDVESQKRSVVGKPMSFIPVGKNFSPLDIER, encoded by the coding sequence ATGGGCACTCTTGTAGGGCATGTAGCTCCTGGTTTAGGCTTCATTCTCATTGGTCTCTGGCACTTCTTCAGCCACATCAAGCTCCATGCTCTCAACCCCACTTCCTACACTGCCCCAACATGGTTCCCCACCTCCAAATTCAAATACTTGGAGCTTCTCCTCATCATGGCAGCCTCCCTAGCCTCCATCTCCATGGAACTCTTCATAGGCCCAGATCGCCACCAACCCTTCGACCCTGATGGAACCATCCCCTCCAACCACCTCCACAACTTCGAACACTCCTCCATCTCCCTCACCTTCCTCCTCTACGCCGCCTTCGCCCTCCTCCTCGACCGCATCCCCACCCCTTCCAAACACGCCCTAACCCAACTCCTCGGTTCCATCGCCTTCGCTCAGCAGCTCCTCCTCTTCCACCTCCACTCCGCTGACCACAGTGGACCCGAAGGACAGTACCACTTCTTGCTACAACTCATAATCTTCGTCTCTTTCTCAACAGCTCTCATGGGAATCCCCATGCCCAAAAGCTTCGTAGTCAGCTTTGTTCGTTCCCTCAGCATATTCTTTCAGGGCTTGTGGCTCGTCGTCATGGGCTTCATGCTGTGGACTCCAGGGCTCATCCCCAAAGGTTGCTTCATCAACGATGAAGAGGGGCATCAGGTGGTCAGATGCAACGACCATCAATCTCTCCACCGCGCCGTGGCCCTCGTCAACATTCTCTTCAGTTGGTTCGTCGTCGGAGTCACCGCTTTCGGCCTGGCGTTCTACTTGGGCCTGGTTAAGTTCTACGGCGAAAAGGTGCGATACTTTGCATTGGGGAACGAGGAAGAAGACACAGACAAGGAAAGTGACGATGTTGAGTCGCAAAAGAGAAGCGTAGTTGGCAAACCAATGAGCTTTATTCCAGTTGGCAAAAACTTTTCGCCTCTCGACATAGAAAGGTAG